In Gemmata obscuriglobus, a single genomic region encodes these proteins:
- a CDS encoding SMI1/KNR4 family protein, translating into MPEDVRGVFTNDYDEYVFGAPCSEADLARAEATLGEPLPQQLRELYLAFNGFTGCSGASFFWPLFGELSLVEANRLYRSDDVFPRAGHSRSQRKYLRGNYLRI; encoded by the coding sequence ATGCCCGAAGACGTCCGCGGGGTGTTCACGAACGACTACGACGAGTATGTCTTCGGCGCTCCATGCTCAGAAGCGGACCTTGCACGGGCCGAAGCCACACTCGGCGAACCGTTACCCCAGCAGTTGCGCGAGCTGTACTTGGCGTTCAACGGTTTCACTGGATGCAGCGGGGCGTCGTTCTTCTGGCCGCTGTTCGGTGAGCTCAGCTTGGTGGAAGCGAATCGGCTTTACCGTAGTGACGATGTGTTCCCGCGAGCAGGCCATTCACGGTCCCAACGCAAGTATTTGCGAGGCAATTACTTGCGAATCTAG